In Deferribacteraceae bacterium V6Fe1, one genomic interval encodes:
- a CDS encoding methylmalonyl-CoA carboxyltransferase yields the protein MEEKIKQLMELNEKAELGGGVERIKKMHSQGKLTARERIDKLLDKGTFVELDKFVVHRCNYFGMEKNKILGDGVVTGYGKINGRTVFVFAQDFTVFGGSLSEMFAKKICKIMDLAMEVGAPVIGLNDSGGARIQEGVLSLAGYADIFLRNSLASGVVPQISAIMGPCAGGAVYSPALTDFIFMVKETSYMFITGPEVVKTVTSEVVTKEELGGAMTHNTKSGVAHFAAENDEDCLLKIRELMSYLPNNNMEDAPIVPTKDDPNRVEMSLRDMVPVDPNKPYDMKEIIQKVVDDGNFFEVQEFFAKNIIVGFGRLNGKTIGIVANQPSVLAGALDIDSSVKGARFVRFCDAFNIPLLTFVDVPGFMPGVSQEYGGIIKHGAKLLYAYCEATVPKVTLITRKAYGGAYDVLSSKHVRGDINYAYPTAEIAVMGPDGAVQILFSKEVASAKDPVAKKKELTDNYRETFANPYRAAELGFVDEVILPEYTRPRLIQAFELLANKRQSVPPKKHDNLPL from the coding sequence ATGGAAGAAAAGATCAAACAGTTAATGGAGCTTAATGAGAAAGCTGAGCTTGGGGGCGGTGTCGAAAGAATTAAGAAGATGCACAGTCAAGGTAAATTGACAGCAAGAGAAAGGATTGATAAGTTGTTGGATAAGGGGACATTTGTTGAGCTTGATAAGTTTGTTGTCCATAGATGTAACTATTTTGGAATGGAAAAAAATAAAATATTAGGTGATGGTGTAGTTACCGGTTACGGTAAGATAAATGGTAGAACAGTATTTGTTTTTGCGCAGGATTTTACTGTTTTCGGTGGTTCTTTGTCAGAAATGTTTGCCAAAAAGATTTGCAAGATTATGGATCTTGCTATGGAAGTGGGTGCTCCGGTTATTGGTCTTAATGATTCAGGTGGCGCGCGTATTCAGGAAGGGGTTTTGTCATTGGCGGGTTATGCAGATATTTTCTTAAGAAATAGTCTTGCAAGCGGCGTTGTCCCTCAGATTTCAGCAATTATGGGACCATGTGCAGGTGGTGCAGTTTACTCTCCTGCTTTGACCGACTTCATTTTTATGGTTAAAGAAACAAGTTATATGTTTATTACAGGCCCGGAGGTTGTAAAAACCGTTACAAGTGAAGTAGTTACAAAGGAGGAGCTTGGCGGTGCAATGACTCACAACACTAAGAGTGGTGTTGCACATTTTGCTGCCGAAAATGACGAGGACTGTCTTCTTAAAATAAGAGAGCTTATGAGCTATCTTCCAAATAACAATATGGAAGATGCACCGATTGTGCCTACCAAAGATGATCCAAATAGAGTGGAAATGTCTTTGAGGGATATGGTGCCTGTTGACCCTAACAAACCATATGACATGAAAGAGATTATTCAAAAAGTTGTAGATGATGGCAATTTCTTTGAAGTTCAAGAGTTTTTTGCTAAAAATATAATTGTCGGTTTTGGAAGGTTAAATGGCAAGACAATAGGTATAGTTGCTAATCAACCATCTGTATTGGCTGGTGCACTTGATATAGACTCTTCAGTTAAAGGTGCAAGATTTGTAAGATTCTGTGATGCTTTTAATATACCACTTCTGACATTTGTTGATGTACCTGGATTTATGCCCGGTGTATCACAAGAATATGGCGGAATTATTAAGCACGGTGCGAAACTTCTTTACGCTTACTGTGAAGCGACAGTTCCAAAAGTTACCCTTATTACAAGAAAAGCTTACGGTGGTGCTTATGACGTATTGAGCTCAAAGCATGTGAGAGGTGATATAAATTATGCTTATCCTACAGCTGAAATTGCAGTAATGGGGCCTGATGGTGCTGTTCAAATCCTTTTTAGTAAAGAGGTGGCAAGTGCAAAAGACCCTGTGGCTAAGAAAAAAGAGCTTACGGATAATTACAGAGAAACATTCGCAAATCCATACAGAGCAGCAGAATTAGGTTTTGTGGATGAGGTTATTTTGCCTGAATATACTCGACCAAGGTTGATTCAAGCATTTGAGCTGTTGGCAAATAAACGTCAATCTGTTCCACCTAAAAAACATGACAATTTGCCATTATAA
- a CDS encoding lytic transglycosylase domain-containing protein: MLSRIYKLIFISFLIYILSVNTICFVTTLNPKALLNPFYVKTRTTSVFLLVKYILKDIGIIIRKTSKDEIDKIIDKTAIKYGVDPELVKAVVEVESKYNEFAISRTGAIGLMQVMPVTFFEMGFERPFNYMENIEAGTKYLSIQLKRFNDLQLALSAYNAGPQNVLKNMSVPDFIETKTYIKKILEIYPTENKQNQ, from the coding sequence ATGTTATCAAGAATATATAAACTGATATTCATATCATTTCTGATTTATATTTTATCCGTAAATACTATCTGTTTTGTAACCACTTTAAATCCCAAAGCCCTGCTCAACCCATTTTACGTCAAAACAAGGACAACGAGCGTATTTCTTTTGGTAAAATATATTTTAAAGGATATCGGTATCATTATTCGAAAAACGTCAAAAGATGAGATTGATAAAATTATAGATAAAACTGCAATAAAGTATGGCGTAGACCCGGAACTTGTTAAAGCCGTAGTAGAAGTGGAGTCTAAATACAATGAATTTGCTATATCAAGGACAGGTGCAATAGGCCTAATGCAGGTAATGCCTGTCACATTTTTTGAAATGGGTTTTGAAAGGCCTTTTAATTATATGGAAAATATTGAAGCAGGGACAAAGTATCTGTCAATACAGCTTAAAAGATTTAATGATTTACAACTTGCACTTTCCGCTTACAATGCGGGTCCGCAAAATGTATTAAAAAATATGTCAGTCCCCGACTTTATTGAAACAAAGACTTATATTAAAAAAATACTTGAAATCTACCCTACGGAAAACAAACAAAATCAATAG
- the pepD gene encoding beta-Ala-His dipeptidase, whose translation MIENIINYFEEISKIPRCSKNEGKIIQYLKGWAEKNNFPFTQDRGDNLFVYVGDKSEKVALQSHVDMVCEKSPEINHDFATDPIRLIIDGDIIKADGTTLGADNGIGVAMMMSLAEDKDILKTKGLGLLFTVDEETGLNGANNLESGLLSSKYMINLDSEDDDEIIIGCAGGRDLYGEKEYNFLNSQTANSYQVEITGLFGGHSGVDIDKNRLNAIKLMGELLDIIEDAEISLINGGTRHNVIPTGAISIFNSNLSFDKVKKICGDFEEKYKKIESKVKVTLCKNENSIESLSKSDSKELLTLIRELPYGVMGRQHNHVVLSSNLAKVSLDAHKIRFLLSIRSSDKELKEKLNGEISTIFRKFNYNFFSDNDYPAWQPDFNSKLLDIAKQIYDKKYPDLKVKVIHAGLECGIIKEKYPEIDVISIGPNIKFPHSINENVSISSIDKVYRWCKEIILSLP comes from the coding sequence GTGATTGAAAATATCATTAATTATTTTGAAGAAATATCCAAAATCCCAAGATGTTCGAAAAATGAAGGTAAAATTATTCAATACTTAAAAGGGTGGGCGGAAAAAAATAACTTCCCTTTTACTCAAGACAGAGGAGATAATCTTTTTGTTTACGTAGGAGACAAATCGGAAAAAGTTGCACTGCAGAGTCATGTGGATATGGTATGTGAAAAGTCTCCTGAGATTAATCATGATTTTGCAACAGACCCTATAAGGCTGATAATTGATGGTGATATTATTAAGGCTGACGGGACTACACTTGGAGCTGACAATGGTATTGGTGTCGCTATGATGATGTCTTTGGCTGAAGATAAGGATATCTTAAAAACTAAAGGTCTCGGGTTGCTTTTTACGGTGGATGAAGAGACAGGGTTAAACGGTGCCAATAACTTGGAGAGCGGACTTTTGAGCTCTAAATACATGATTAACCTTGATTCTGAAGACGATGATGAAATAATTATCGGTTGTGCCGGAGGAAGAGACTTATACGGGGAAAAAGAATACAATTTTTTGAACAGTCAGACTGCTAACTCATATCAAGTTGAAATTACAGGGCTTTTTGGCGGGCATTCAGGTGTAGATATAGATAAAAATAGACTTAACGCTATAAAATTGATGGGGGAGCTTCTTGACATCATTGAGGATGCGGAAATTTCCCTTATTAATGGCGGGACAAGGCACAATGTTATACCAACCGGTGCAATCTCAATTTTTAATTCTAATCTTTCTTTTGACAAGGTGAAAAAAATATGCGGAGATTTTGAAGAAAAATATAAAAAAATAGAAAGTAAAGTAAAAGTAACATTGTGTAAAAATGAAAATTCCATTGAATCATTAAGTAAATCTGACAGCAAAGAGTTACTCACTCTTATAAGGGAGCTTCCATATGGTGTAATGGGTAGGCAACATAACCATGTGGTATTGTCATCCAATCTGGCCAAAGTTTCCTTGGATGCCCATAAAATTAGATTTTTGTTGAGTATAAGAAGCTCTGATAAAGAATTAAAAGAAAAACTAAATGGGGAAATATCCACTATTTTTAGAAAATTTAATTATAACTTTTTCAGTGATAATGACTACCCGGCATGGCAGCCCGATTTTAACTCTAAGCTTTTAGATATTGCCAAACAAATTTACGATAAAAAGTACCCGGATTTAAAAGTTAAAGTTATTCATGCTGGGCTTGAGTGTGGCATCATAAAAGAAAAGTATCCTGAAATTGATGTGATTTCAATCGGGCCAAATATAAAATTTCCGCACAGTATAAATGAAAATGTCAGTATTTCTTCCATAGATAAAGTTTATCGTTGGTGCAAAGAGATAATTTTATCCCTTCCGTAA
- the metF gene encoding methylenetetrahydrofolate reductase [NAD(P)H], which yields MKISDILKSKDFLISFEFFPPKKEENEHILFETISKLKPYNPDFVSITYGAGGSTREKTAYWTKHIKEDFGLNVMMHLTCVAATAEEISENLRMLEKNDIKNILALRGDPPKDFPEDKIKKDFKYAYELVRFIKSKNDFSIGVAGYPEGHLESPNLNKDIEYLKMKVDSGADFVVTQLFFDNGYFYDFMDRALKYNINVPILPGIMPITNINQVIRFTQMCGATVPESLVQSMADKSEEYMFEVGVEYCIKQCADLKKHGCKGLHFYTLNKSEATKMVLEGLK from the coding sequence ATGAAAATATCCGATATATTGAAAAGTAAAGATTTTTTAATATCTTTTGAATTTTTTCCACCTAAAAAAGAGGAGAATGAGCATATACTCTTTGAAACTATTTCCAAATTAAAACCATATAATCCTGACTTTGTATCAATTACTTACGGTGCGGGAGGAAGCACGAGGGAAAAGACTGCTTACTGGACAAAACATATAAAAGAAGACTTTGGGCTGAATGTAATGATGCATCTTACTTGTGTTGCTGCGACTGCCGAGGAGATTAGTGAAAATTTAAGAATGCTTGAGAAAAATGACATAAAAAATATTCTTGCTTTAAGAGGTGACCCGCCTAAGGATTTTCCGGAAGATAAGATAAAAAAAGATTTTAAATATGCTTATGAGTTGGTTAGGTTTATTAAAAGTAAGAACGATTTTTCAATAGGTGTTGCCGGCTACCCTGAAGGCCATTTGGAGTCTCCTAATTTAAATAAAGATATTGAGTATTTAAAAATGAAAGTGGATAGCGGGGCTGATTTTGTTGTTACTCAGTTATTTTTTGATAATGGATATTTTTATGACTTTATGGATAGGGCACTAAAGTATAATATAAATGTCCCGATTTTACCGGGTATTATGCCTATAACCAATATCAATCAAGTTATAAGATTTACTCAGATGTGCGGAGCTACCGTACCTGAAAGTTTGGTGCAAAGTATGGCGGACAAGAGTGAAGAATATATGTTTGAAGTCGGTGTGGAATATTGTATAAAGCAATGTGCCGATTTGAAAAAGCATGGTTGTAAGGGGCTACATTTTTACACATTGAATAAATCCGAAGCTACAAAAATGGTTTTAGAGGGGTTAAAGTGA
- a CDS encoding aminopeptidase, whose product MFYEEKLARLICEYSLDVKENQIIEIRGEVCAEPLIKALYKKILQMGAYPIVKMSFTEQLSYFYKYANENQLKLIPESIMTGAKTHHALIHIDSESNTKQLSVVDKQKVALNRNATKVLKDIMFEREAKGDFKWTIAPYPTSSMAQDAEMDIESYSQFVFDACKLNEDDPVTAWSKVKDYQEGIVKRLTGTKTIRIVGDKTDLTLNVEGRKWINCCGKHNMPDGEVFTSPVENSATGAMYFDMPTSFLGVEVHGVLLKFENGKVIDAKAEKNEDFLMKMLETDEGAKFVGEIAFGLNDNIKFPSKNILFDEKIGETMHLAVGSSYPEAGGKNKSGLHWDLIKSMKDGEVYCDGKLVYKNGRFIDG is encoded by the coding sequence ATGTTTTATGAAGAGAAGTTGGCGAGGCTTATTTGTGAATACAGCCTTGATGTAAAGGAAAATCAGATTATTGAAATCAGGGGCGAGGTTTGTGCCGAGCCTCTGATTAAGGCACTTTATAAAAAAATATTGCAAATGGGGGCTTACCCTATTGTTAAAATGAGCTTTACCGAGCAATTGTCTTATTTTTATAAATATGCGAATGAAAATCAACTAAAGCTGATTCCCGAAAGCATAATGACAGGTGCAAAGACTCATCACGCTTTGATTCACATTGACTCAGAGTCAAATACGAAACAATTATCAGTTGTAGATAAACAAAAGGTAGCTTTAAACAGAAATGCCACAAAAGTTTTGAAAGATATAATGTTTGAAAGGGAAGCAAAAGGGGATTTTAAGTGGACAATTGCTCCTTATCCGACATCAAGTATGGCTCAAGATGCTGAAATGGATATAGAATCATATTCACAATTTGTGTTTGATGCATGTAAACTTAACGAAGATGACCCTGTCACTGCTTGGAGTAAAGTAAAAGATTATCAAGAAGGAATTGTCAAACGATTGACCGGCACAAAGACTATTAGGATAGTTGGAGATAAGACAGATTTGACACTGAATGTGGAAGGTAGAAAGTGGATAAATTGCTGTGGAAAACACAATATGCCTGACGGGGAGGTTTTTACAAGCCCTGTTGAAAATAGTGCCACTGGTGCAATGTATTTTGATATGCCTACATCATTTTTAGGTGTGGAAGTTCATGGTGTTTTGTTAAAATTTGAAAATGGAAAAGTAATTGATGCTAAAGCCGAAAAAAATGAAGATTTTCTTATGAAAATGCTTGAGACCGACGAAGGTGCTAAGTTTGTTGGTGAAATAGCCTTTGGGCTTAATGACAATATAAAATTCCCATCTAAAAATATTCTTTTTGACGAAAAAATAGGTGAGACTATGCATTTGGCTGTCGGCTCATCATATCCTGAAGCCGGAGGTAAAAACAAATCAGGACTTCACTGGGATTTGATAAAATCTATGAAAGACGGTGAAGTTTACTGTGACGGCAAACTTGTTTATAAAAACGGAAGGTTTATTGATGGATAA
- a CDS encoding iron-containing alcohol dehydrogenase, producing the protein MDKFYFYGPVKTFFKYEKDEIFTELLKDFNKVGVVSGKTSIYKTGFKDFLVDIFKGKEFLFFDEVEENPSINTIIKGGKFLRKNRCEIAIGFGGGSSLDAAKAMACFANNDFGFYELLKKEKVSPSLPLILVPTTCGTGSEVNNYSIITDKEAVDKINFSKESTFANYAVLLPEYLKFLNEEILISTVFDAFTHAFEGYISLRATPFSDFIAEEAMVNILQLLKDFYENKIFDYDLALYSSTLAGFVILHTGTTLLHAFGYYLTNHKNIHHGKANAILLPKYFQILKDGKVDKIDNVLRLIEKADFDMFGFIDEFYMGSDIKNILQGSEIEKFVTYSIGKKNAAFTPINTDFDNIVKYFI; encoded by the coding sequence ATGGATAAGTTTTACTTTTATGGCCCGGTAAAAACCTTTTTCAAGTATGAAAAAGATGAAATATTTACCGAGCTTCTAAAAGATTTTAATAAAGTAGGCGTTGTTTCTGGCAAGACTTCCATTTATAAGACCGGATTTAAAGATTTTTTGGTTGATATATTTAAAGGGAAAGAGTTTTTATTCTTCGATGAAGTAGAGGAAAACCCTTCGATAAATACCATTATTAAGGGTGGAAAATTTTTAAGAAAAAATAGATGTGAGATTGCTATCGGTTTTGGTGGCGGCAGCAGTCTTGACGCGGCTAAGGCTATGGCGTGTTTTGCAAATAATGATTTTGGTTTTTATGAGCTTTTGAAAAAAGAAAAGGTTTCTCCGTCACTGCCGTTGATTTTGGTGCCCACTACATGCGGTACGGGTAGCGAGGTAAATAATTATAGCATAATTACTGATAAAGAGGCAGTTGATAAGATAAATTTTTCAAAAGAGTCTACCTTTGCTAATTATGCGGTCCTTTTGCCTGAATACTTAAAATTTTTAAATGAAGAAATTTTGATATCCACTGTATTTGATGCCTTTACACATGCTTTTGAAGGTTATATTTCGCTAAGGGCAACACCTTTCAGCGATTTTATTGCAGAAGAGGCAATGGTAAATATTTTGCAGCTGCTTAAAGATTTTTATGAAAATAAGATATTTGATTATGACCTTGCTTTATATTCATCCACCCTTGCGGGGTTTGTAATTCTTCATACGGGGACAACCCTGCTGCATGCTTTCGGTTATTATCTTACAAATCATAAAAATATACATCATGGCAAAGCTAACGCAATTTTATTGCCCAAATACTTTCAGATTCTTAAAGATGGAAAGGTTGATAAGATTGACAATGTCTTGAGACTAATTGAAAAGGCAGACTTTGATATGTTTGGCTTTATAGATGAATTTTATATGGGCTCAGATATTAAAAATATTTTACAAGGCAGTGAGATAGAAAAGTTTGTAACTTATTCTATTGGTAAGAAAAATGCTGCATTTACCCCGATAAATACCGACTTTGATAATATTGTGAAATATTTTATTTGA
- a CDS encoding radical SAM protein — MLDYSPEYTYPLYRPPSEAYSLIFQITEGCSYNKCTFCGMYVDKHFSLKSFDKFKLEVDRMPINYRHAVKRIFLADGDAVAYPTEGLIKILDYLNENFPNIERISSYAGAHALMKKKIDEWEELRKRKLTLLYFGLESGNDEVLTLMNKGMKSQKVKKKILELQGIGFDFSVMVILGAGGKLLSDVHAKDTALWINDVNPKYLGMLTLFIRRKKDYFDKIMTPTIGDLIEESKRILEGIETKGVIFRSNHISNFVTLKGVLSEDKGKLLNQIDQTLDYLKSKGLFNKYPDYYREEF; from the coding sequence ATTTTAGATTATTCTCCTGAATATACCTATCCGCTTTATCGCCCGCCGAGTGAGGCTTACTCTCTCATTTTTCAGATAACGGAAGGTTGTTCTTACAATAAATGCACTTTTTGCGGAATGTATGTTGATAAGCATTTCTCCTTGAAAAGCTTTGATAAATTTAAGCTTGAAGTGGATAGAATGCCTATAAATTACAGGCACGCCGTTAAAAGAATATTTTTGGCTGACGGTGATGCCGTAGCTTATCCTACTGAAGGGCTTATAAAGATATTGGATTATTTGAACGAAAATTTTCCAAATATTGAAAGGATAAGTTCTTATGCCGGAGCACATGCGCTCATGAAAAAGAAAATAGACGAGTGGGAAGAGCTTAGAAAAAGGAAACTGACACTTTTATATTTTGGTTTGGAAAGCGGTAATGATGAAGTCTTGACCCTTATGAATAAGGGGATGAAAAGTCAGAAGGTTAAGAAAAAAATCTTGGAGCTTCAAGGGATTGGTTTTGACTTTTCAGTAATGGTGATTCTTGGTGCAGGTGGCAAACTTTTATCTGATGTTCATGCAAAAGATACCGCCTTGTGGATAAATGATGTAAATCCTAAATATTTAGGGATGCTTACACTTTTTATAAGAAGGAAAAAGGATTATTTTGATAAAATTATGACTCCTACTATCGGAGATTTGATTGAAGAGTCTAAAAGAATACTGGAAGGGATTGAAACGAAAGGGGTTATTTTTAGAAGCAATCATATTTCAAATTTTGTAACTCTAAAAGGGGTTTTAAGCGAAGATAAAGGAAAATTGCTTAATCAAATCGATCAAACTCTTGACTATCTTAAATCAAAAGGTTTGTTCAACAAATACCCTGATTATTATCGTGAAGAGTTTTAA
- the nadB gene encoding L-aspartate oxidase, whose translation MGFTYYDYIVLGSGVAGLRAAVELSKQGSVGIITKSFLGESNTEYAQGGVAVVLSDDDDIYLHYEDTIKAGDGLCDKDAVMTLVEEGPKYIKELIQMGAMFDMHGDHLSFTREAAHSVNRIIHAKGDATGHEIVRALKEYVSKIVNIDKVENYFIVDLIKCDNKVCGVIAINEKDNSFHYFYSKAVILATGGAGRLFERTTNPEVATGDGMAIAFRANATLKDMEFFQFHPTGLHIEGAPAFLLSESMRGEGAVLRNIHKERFCQNYHEQGELAPRDIVSRAIFFEMQKTNSKFVYMDLTHIDSNYLKNRFPKIYSTCMNYGIDITKDLIPVSPAAHYYMGGIETDIWGRTNIYGLYACGETACTGVHGANRLASNSLLEGVVFGARSAKAAIIDTKYDEPLKPVAPITKKMDQSIDYKALKAELQRVMWENVSVIRNEKSLNAAINFIDKYLNQFLYTTPFDRYSGEVRNMFVVGKLMAEAALARKGSRGGHFRDDYPEKVNDSRHIVFENAQFSPSIR comes from the coding sequence ATGGGATTTACATATTATGACTATATTGTTTTAGGAAGCGGGGTAGCCGGGCTAAGAGCTGCCGTAGAGCTTTCAAAGCAAGGAAGTGTAGGCATCATTACCAAATCTTTCTTGGGCGAAAGTAATACTGAATACGCTCAAGGGGGAGTAGCTGTTGTATTGTCAGACGATGATGATATTTATCTACACTATGAAGATACCATAAAAGCAGGCGACGGCCTTTGTGATAAAGATGCAGTTATGACCCTTGTCGAAGAGGGACCAAAATACATTAAAGAGCTTATACAGATGGGAGCTATGTTTGATATGCATGGCGACCATCTATCTTTTACAAGAGAAGCAGCCCACAGTGTTAACAGGATAATTCATGCCAAAGGGGATGCCACCGGGCATGAAATAGTAAGGGCATTAAAAGAATACGTATCAAAAATAGTGAATATTGATAAGGTTGAAAATTACTTTATCGTTGATCTGATAAAGTGTGACAATAAGGTCTGCGGAGTAATTGCAATTAATGAAAAGGACAATTCATTTCACTACTTTTATTCAAAAGCAGTCATTCTTGCCACTGGTGGTGCTGGAAGGCTTTTTGAAAGGACTACAAATCCGGAAGTTGCCACCGGCGATGGCATGGCCATAGCATTTAGAGCAAATGCGACGCTTAAGGATATGGAATTTTTTCAATTTCACCCTACCGGACTTCACATAGAAGGTGCCCCAGCATTTCTTTTAAGTGAATCGATGCGAGGGGAAGGTGCTGTATTAAGAAATATTCATAAAGAAAGATTTTGCCAAAACTACCACGAACAAGGGGAGCTTGCCCCGAGAGATATAGTAAGCAGAGCAATATTTTTTGAAATGCAAAAGACAAATTCAAAATTTGTTTATATGGATCTTACTCACATCGACAGTAATTACTTAAAAAACAGATTTCCTAAGATATATTCTACTTGTATGAATTATGGCATAGACATTACAAAAGACTTAATTCCTGTCAGCCCTGCAGCTCACTATTACATGGGCGGTATAGAAACGGATATTTGGGGCAGAACAAATATATATGGTCTTTATGCATGTGGGGAAACTGCCTGCACGGGGGTCCATGGTGCCAACAGACTCGCAAGTAATTCACTGCTTGAAGGCGTAGTTTTTGGTGCAAGGTCTGCCAAAGCCGCCATAATAGATACAAAATATGACGAACCTTTAAAGCCCGTTGCCCCTATAACTAAAAAAATGGACCAGTCCATTGACTACAAAGCATTAAAAGCCGAACTTCAAAGGGTCATGTGGGAGAATGTAAGCGTAATAAGAAATGAAAAATCGCTAAACGCTGCCATAAACTTTATCGATAAATATCTTAATCAATTTTTGTATACTACCCCGTTTGACAGGTATTCTGGAGAAGTTAGAAATATGTTTGTAGTAGGAAAGCTAATGGCAGAAGCTGCTCTTGCAAGAAAAGGGAGTCGCGGAGGACACTTTAGGGATGATTATCCTGAAAAAGTCAATGATTCAAGACATATAGTATTTGAGAATGCCCAATTTAGTCCCTCTATACGGTAA
- the eno gene encoding phosphopyruvate hydratase — protein MTDIIDVYAREILDSRGNPTVEVEVVTSDGTVGVAAVPSGASTGEFEAVELRDGDKNRFAGKGVLKAVQNVNEVIAPEIEGIDVLEQKLIDEILLDIDGTKNKEKLGANAILGVSLACAKAAANALGLPLYRYIGGTFAHQLPAPMMNILNGGKHADNNVDIQEFMIMPLGASSFKEALRMGTETFHSLKKVLSEKGYSTSVGDEGGFAPNLKSNEEALEVILMAIEKAGYKAGEDIYLALDVASSELYKDGKYIMAAEKNPEKTADDMIEYYRYLVAKYPIISIEDGLAEDDWDGWQKLTEALGSKVQLVGDDLFVTNTERLKRGIDNKVANSILIKLNQIGTLTETLAAIEMAKRAGYTCVISHRSGETEDTTIADLAVAVNAGQIKTGSACRTDRVCKYNQLIRIEEELLDQSFYPGLQAFYNLK, from the coding sequence ATGACGGATATTATTGATGTATATGCAAGGGAGATTTTAGATTCAAGGGGTAATCCGACTGTTGAAGTAGAAGTGGTTACGAGTGATGGCACTGTTGGCGTTGCGGCAGTCCCATCGGGTGCATCCACAGGCGAATTTGAAGCGGTTGAGTTAAGGGACGGTGATAAAAATAGGTTTGCAGGTAAAGGGGTGTTGAAAGCCGTTCAAAATGTAAATGAGGTAATTGCTCCTGAAATAGAAGGGATAGATGTATTGGAACAAAAATTAATAGATGAAATTTTATTGGACATCGACGGGACTAAAAATAAGGAAAAGTTAGGTGCCAATGCAATTTTGGGTGTTTCACTTGCCTGCGCAAAAGCTGCGGCTAATGCTTTGGGACTTCCTCTTTATAGATACATAGGTGGTACATTTGCACATCAACTCCCTGCTCCCATGATGAATATTTTAAATGGCGGGAAGCATGCAGATAATAATGTTGACATACAGGAGTTTATGATTATGCCGCTTGGTGCTTCCTCATTTAAAGAGGCTTTGAGGATGGGGACAGAGACTTTTCACAGTCTGAAAAAGGTGTTGAGTGAAAAAGGTTACAGTACTTCTGTCGGTGATGAGGGAGGATTTGCTCCGAATTTAAAGTCAAATGAAGAGGCATTGGAAGTTATTTTGATGGCTATTGAAAAGGCGGGTTACAAGGCCGGTGAAGACATATATTTAGCCCTTGATGTAGCGTCAAGTGAGCTTTATAAGGATGGCAAATATATAATGGCCGCCGAGAAAAATCCTGAGAAAACAGCGGATGACATGATTGAATATTATAGGTATTTGGTTGCAAAGTATCCTATAATCTCTATCGAGGATGGATTGGCTGAGGATGATTGGGATGGGTGGCAGAAGCTTACGGAAGCCTTGGGCAGCAAAGTGCAGCTTGTGGGCGATGACCTTTTTGTAACAAATACCGAGAGACTAAAAAGAGGTATAGATAACAAAGTGGCAAACTCTATTTTGATTAAATTAAATCAGATAGGTACACTGACTGAAACTTTGGCTGCCATTGAAATGGCTAAGAGAGCAGGGTATACTTGTGTAATTTCTCACCGCTCAGGGGAGACTGAAGATACTACTATTGCAGATTTGGCTGTAGCTGTAAACGCAGGACAGATCAAGACAGGCTCTGCTTGCAGGACTGACAGGGTGTGTAAATATAATCAGCTTATAAGAATAGAAGAAGAGTTGCTTGATCAGAGTTTTTATCCGGGACTTCAGGCATTTTACAATTTAAAGTAG